In Nymphalis io chromosome 13, ilAglIoxx1.1, whole genome shotgun sequence, the genomic stretch cttttattatttttttcattgatcCAATTATGGTAACGAGTTTTGTCTTGATGAAAATGAATGACAATATCTTAAAATGACAAATTGGATTTATACCTTTATCCATACGAATCCTAAATGGTTATAActcgttttaaaattatcaaaaatatggCTGAGAATGTCTTATtggaaaatcatttttttttactagctATACAGTGCTTATTTACCTCAATAACTAAAAAGCTTACCTATTTTAATTGAACGAAACATTGAAAATTCCATTTATCATCGCCCTCCGACCTAATTATTATCGCTGACGTTCGGTAACAGACGTTGCACCTGCACCGATTACTAAAGCTTACACTTTATTGAAAACACAGTAACATTGTATTCAGTTTATATCCTTTACATAGGTATTATTAATATGCAATAAAAGTTATATctgctttttaatttattaaatgctactatccgcccgcggcttcgcccgcgtgtatGGGAGTTCACAGGTTTTAGgtaccttatattattttttgtacccattgttatataaaaaacccAAGATACACTCTCAGCATCTCAAAAACGTCCGCATAAAATGAGTGCACAAATCAAAATTGTGTGAAGTGTTCGTtgagaaattgtaaaaatattacgcCAAGAACGTTAAAAAAGGATGGGATATTGTACGGTAAGTAAAAGTgtttattgatttgtttttgttgtttttatgacTCAAAACTTCACTCATCGGTCCAAGTATAATACGGTAAATTTCAATGACCGCATTGTAAGTGTAAGAACTATGCATAACATCCTCCTTTTATTTTAGTCGTATAATACAAATGACCCTGTTCTTGGTCAATGgagtcgattttttttattatgtttaaatttataattattaattttgaactttTTAAACAACAGAATACCTAAAATCTAATTCAAAAAGACAACTCTACAATAAACTACATTCATTCAAAGTAAATTAATGTGTTTCCTGCTGTTGCCAagtcagtttaaaaaataattatatttttaaagttttaagagTGATCTGTAGTAGATACACCCTGAAACTTGAATAATTTGAGTTTCCCGGGCTGGTAGCTCGCTACTCAATCACCTTAAACTAAATAGGTACCTACTTAGTTTCGATAAAATTTTCTACTAATACTTtttgaacaaaataattaaataaataattttaccagtaaatatttatttcattgatttatACACATGTCCTACCCAAAACATATTTAGGCTgagataaaagtataaatacgtGTTTAGAACACAATTTAACAAAatcttaaaaactaatttaatgtcgtataaaaataaacagtataaataatattcgtctCCACTCCATGCCTTGTCGTACCGGCTAATTTCGGTTGTAAAATTTGATGCTTTTTGTACACTGCTTTGTGAATACAATTTTAAGCAATCAGCGTAAGGttgaatttgcaaaaaaaatgtttattgtatcattatagccgagatggccctgtggtaagaacgcgtgaatcttaaccgatgatcgtgggttcaaacccgggcaagcaccactgaattttcatgtgcttaatttgtgattataattcatctcgtgctttacggtgaaggaaaacatcgtgaggaaacctgcatgtgtctaatttcactgaagttctgccacatgtgaattctaccaacccgcattggagcagcgtggtggaataagctccaaaccttctcctcaaaaagaggagaggaggcctttagcccagcagtgggacattcacaggctgttacggttacggtataattataactacttatatagAATTTCCGAGTGTTTAGTGACAGTTTCGAGTGTTAATTTTGTTCGTGACTGTGTAtctagggtttttttttatgattaccgcttttatatatcaatgtttGTACCCCTAGCAAAGTTTAGGAAAAATCTCATGATTGGTTGAGTAGTCAAGACGTAATAGcgttacaaacaaactcactttcgcatttataaaatcAGCCAGGATTAGAATACAAAATTTCTAAAttgaaaactatattataatatacaatgtataaatatttgtcaactttaacacaaaaaagttcaaaatttttaattaaaaagttaaacataATTTGACTGATTGACCATTGACTAAGAACAGGGTATACGACTATAATAAAAGGAGGCTGTTATGCATAGTTCTTACACTTACAATGCGGTCAATAAAATTTGCCGTATTATACTTGGACCGATGATTGAAATTTTGATATACATGGAAAAGCAACCAAGAACAAATAAGAAGTAGTAAAACTTACAGTATTGCAATTTTATAGGCATGTCttctgaaatataataaatttactgtGGGCACTCATTcccttattaatttgtataatgctaatggtaactggtcaccaccgcccataaacaatgacactaagaaatattaaccattaattacattggccatcaatcttgggaattaagatatgGCTTTGAACTTTCCCAGCATTAAAGGATGTTGCCAGCTATAAATACTGGCCAAGTTTAagcttaaaagaaaacaataattaagttttataaatattttttattcaagtataaaagaaaacataaaattaaataaagttgacaatacaatattataccCTGACCATAAATAGGGCAAGCTGGAAAATGAAATCGAGTACAAAATACGTTAtctctaaataattaaataattattggatCTTTTACACATACATTGTATGATAACATTTAATGGTTGACTTATAGATAACAGtattaaaagcttaaaatatatttgataaatattgactgttgaaattgtaattgtaaataggaatggtttgtaaaattttacattgtTTTCAGTACAGGtaaaattcatgttttttttttatttaaaatactatttaatataaattcaagaatacaaaattatataaaacaaaaaatacattgagTTAGAAGGTTGTAATTGACTTtagttaaaagaaaaacatacaaattcCGTAATACGCAGGCAGTAAAATTTTgctaataacatttttacatttttttaatatatttgttatttgtatttgattgttatctactaagaaatattattgttttttttgtaaaaatacctACATCAAAATAATCGCTAAAAGATTTTTAAGGCAGTCTTTGGTAAAATGGCACACATATCATCGAAATATCGTATATCTTGTGCAAAAGGTTAGCCTTTCGAAGATTTTTCGAATAATATTGTGCccaaaatttaaagtatttttataattgtcaaAGTTATAGGTACGCTTATAATCGATGAAATCTCGTAACACTATAAATGAttgttaaatactttataaaacgaTGTGTGTCcacttcaaaatataataacatgatTCTATCATTAAGCAAAAATAGTCTTACGTTAATGGAAACAAGTACGATAATCATGTAAATATGTCACTTTGATGGTACGAAAAAcgtttaaattttgataaacaGAATTCAACGTCAAAATCCGATCACTATTTGcgaatctatttattatattctacttCGAGCTGTGAAAAGCGAGTTTATAAACTATACGCGAAAAATTGCAAAATGCAAGCGATGCAAGTAGCCTCAGACGGTTAACATTACACTTAAGCCGTTGGACCTTTTAACATATGGGTCTCAACTAACAACTCATCTTTCGGACTAACGGCATTGGAGTGGACCAACGTTAGTTAACGTAACGTTAGTTAACGTAACGTTAGTTAACGTAACGTTAGTTTACGTAACGTTAGTGGTCCACGTTATCACAGCCACTGTACAACATGATGTCCGTTGATTTCTACGGACTTGATCTTATAGTTGACCCATCTATTAACTAAACGGTTCAAAGGTTCATTTTCATTGGTTGATACCTGAATGCTTgtcatttatttgtaagtttaaATGCACTTAATAAAACCAACTTTAATCGCCTTATTATATACGTGTCAGGAATTTCTCAAAATACTTTTCTCATCGACCAATCAAaatgaaactttaataaatttatattattttaccacAAAAGGCATGTATTTAATGAAGACGGGCTTTAAAATTCTGCTGGACGTGGTTTACTTAGGGACTAAATTAATTCTATTCAACCACAATACTGAATCACTCGATGTTTAAGTTAAAGTCTGCggtaaaaattactatttaacgAGAAAATACGACGAgacattattaatgtatatcttTGCTTggatcataattattaaaagattgggggttcaatttatataatttagatgaacattttttttaacaacgtaaAGCTTGTATTAAGAGTTGGTAGCACAATAACACAAGGGATCAGGCTCAAACCTGCGACTTCCACGTCGCTAGGCGGCGCCTATTCCATTGAGCTGTCGAGACATGGACGTATCATTAAcagattattttactttttttcataaatcTTTTTCATTCAAATCACCGCAGACTAAGGAAAAgctacacaaaaatatttatcttaattctATATAAGGACTGTCAGTCTATTTCGTGGAATTACTACCGACTTTGTTTTTGATCCATTTGTTGGTACGCGTCAAGATATCCGGTTGCTGGGAAGGATCTTGCCAAGCCTCAAGATTCATCTTCCTGATGCCGTCGCAGGAAACGATAGGATTACTGCAAAAACACAAAAGTTTATTCTTAACTGCTATTTACATTAACTAAGATGATACAATGGTTACATACAAACCGTGAATTTTAACTCATTCGATTACAGGTTCGAACCTGGGTACGCAACATTGAATATTCagatgcttaatttgtgttaataattcatctcgtgctcggcggtgaaggaaaacatcgtgaggaagggCGATGTGTCTGACGAAACTGTACTACATATGTGTCCAACGATTATTTACTtagtgcttatttattttaaaaactaaaaatgctAAATGTACATGACCAATCCAGTGACTGCATTGGAGTTACGCGGTGAAAAAAACTTCCTCTATTGGAGAAACATATTTACAGGCCGTTACTTAAAGTAGGAagttataataatgaaagataaattttactggtggcagagctttgtgcaagctagtttgggtaggtaccacccactcaccagatattctaccgcaaaacggcagtacttggtattgttgtgttccggtttgaaggatgagtgagccagtgtaattacaggcacaagggacataacatcttagttcccaaggttggtggcgaattggtgatgtaagcgatggttaacatttcttacaatgccagtgtctatgggcgttggtgaccatttaccatcaggtggcccatatgctcgtccgccttcctattctataaaaaaataattgaaaatggtTTAAAAGGTAATGAATTGTACTAACTCGTCGGAGGGCGGGCGGAAGGCGTCCCGCGGCAGCGCGCCGAGCGCGGTGTTGTCGCACAGCACGGCGGCCAGCGACGCGCGCCGCAGCTCCGCCAGCTGGCGCTTGCTGAAGCTGCCCGCCTCGCCCGCGTGCGAGTAGAAGTACCGGTCGCCGCCGCGCGTGCGCCGCAGCTGCTCCCCTGGGACCACACGCCACGTTACCGACGTCGCTCACCATACGACAACTTATTGCAAACATTCAAGCGCCACGAGCTGTTCCATTGTGCGACTTgtgtataaatatgttataaacatTATCGCTTGCATTACATTTGCACATATCATTCTTTTGAATTAAAACTGTTTACATTCGTTGGCCGGCGCGTTAACGTTTTCGACATATTACCACCACTAAGGGTATGGGCATGCCagccatgttttatttttatcatcattaattttgttatcGACGCCCAATGAATTTTGTTTAAACAAGTCGTTCTTCGATTAACTATAGTAAGTGtgctatgaaatattttttgttctgcATGTCAGTTTCAGGAAAAACTAGAGAtaacgatttttatatatatgtttcattcATTAACTTACTTATCAGGCATGTAGCGGTTGGTCCGAGTATAGACCCTTCTAGAGGAATCTCAGCCATTATTCCCACTACGAGATCGACATCATTGGGGTTTTCATACAAGCGAGCTATCGAATCCACCGTCTGaaacaaacattacatttaacatttacattgttacattttttttttaaaagcttaaataatataaaactgaaaggttaaaagtttataaaatcgCTAACTTAGTTCtgataactttaataaaatgtatgcgTTCATAATACGAtaagatgaataataatatgtatgtgttaCCTGCGCAGgcataacatctttgaaatcgTCAAAAGAAGTGGGGAGCGGCAGTCCGCAGAGCGCGCGGTAGTGTGTGTAAGCGGGCAGGCCGTGGTCCCGACCGCGCTGAATGTCCACCGCCATCACATCTAAGCCGCCCAGCCAGCTGTGACGGAgctggaacaaaacaatacactCATATAGGAAAAGAAGACTGGGCCTAGGTTAAGCACTAATttactgtactggccgtcgtcgcgtttggactctactaccacttaccatcaggtggagtagagtcatttgccctcccggcaaatataaaaagaaaaagtaaccAACTTCCCATTGTGGCACTGATACAATCGACGTGCCGCCGATATTGGGATCTATCTATCTAATACCATatcatattgtatgtataatttcaaGCCGAACACAAAGCTCATTGCTATCTGGCGCCAAAATAACTAATAAGACACGCATTACATGAgagtattaaaaaatgttggAAAGTTTTGAGGTTTAATAAGTCAGAAGGAAATATATCATATCCTTacttccttactaatattaatataaatgcgaaagtgggactgtttgtttgtctgttacgctttaaccTCTTAACTACTCCagcgatcatcatgaaattttgcattctCGTTCTCAAGGGTACAGAGAAAGACATAGGGTACATAACACCTCCTCCACTTACGCGAGGGCAAAAAACAGTTGAAAActagtcataaataaataatacgtattGAAAAAGACTGGAAAATCATTTGATGTgacgaaaatatttacaatcggCATTAAAATACAACAtggaattgtttttattaaaacaaacaaatacatttgtatgacgaaaaaaaatcactttaatattcaaataagttAATGAATCAGtttcaaataatcattttaatttattccacAAAGACGTTCTGAGATCTATATTAGAGCGctgtcatattaataaatattgttataaaattattcaccTACCTTGATCAacgattttcaattaaaaaagaactttaatattaattacataagaaTAAAAGTCGCATGCcactacatattatttttcgaAAACACGCCTCAAGGAGGTCACGAGTTAAAATACTTTCGAAAGACGAAGTGTTTACcattcaaaaattatattgagaGGCGCCTACTTTCTGTACTTTCGGACTGTTAAATGTAACAATATTCCAAATGAAAGCaacgaaatatattaataaacttaaacaaaataatatatatcaacatataataaatacgcaATAGTATTACGCATATTGCTATTATAAGCCAGATAAGAATTGTATAAAtgctaaaaatgtataattaaaagacGGTAGAATTAATAATGAAGTAATTATATTGGAGGACATTACTAGCGTTTAAagcaattacaataaaaaaataacctagaacatatttttgttgtaattaaatttttttgtattcagaCAAAGTTAAAGAGTGTTGttattcaattaaaagtaaattctgacaattaaaaatatttaaaagatttcatcatatgtacatatgactccctcgttggtctagtggcttgatataaggccgcagacccggaggtcctgggttcaatttccaggtcgggccaataaaaagttattgggtttttcagtcagaaaattctcagtagcagcccggagtctggaagttggaagtgcgtacactcccgtgcctcggaaagcacgtaaaaccgttggtcctgcgcctgaactctttcggtcgtgtcggattgccctcccatcgggttatgagagttagggaatagagagtgcacctgtgtttgcgcacacacttgtacactataatatctgctGCGTAGTTGcgtggctaatctctcttgagattggccgccgtggccgaaatcggtctggagaacatatatactatatgttTACACTGAACTGTGTttttcattgtttatattttttttaatttaaagtgagTCTCGGTTGGCAACTGGTAAAACATTGGactgtaaaaagtattaatatgtatttcctTATACCAACAATACAACATAAACTACTTTTACTTTCTCTACAGGCTTTTGCGTGCGTGAATTTTTGAGTTTATACTTGCATTATatacagatattttaattattattaataaaattatttatatgccaACGTTATTAAAAATCGTCTCAACTAACAATAAGTTGTTATTTTCGTTGTCTATGATAACAACGAAtccaaaaaaaaacagcaatatAAAGTATAGCTGAGGAGTTTTATCTAATCAGAAGAGCTTAAACAAAGAAACTCTTAAGTTACTATAATTCTGTCAAATCTACGAACTCAAACCACAATCATATTGCACACTTTCACATCTGATAATCTCatttccaataactttttttttatagaataggaaggcggacgagcatttgggccacctgatggtaagtggtcaccaatgccaatagacattggcattgtaagaaatgttaaccatcgttatcatcaccaatgcgccaccaaccttgggaactaagatgttatgtcccttgtgcctgtaattacactggctcactcacccttcaaaccggaacacaacaacaccaagtactgctgttttgcggtagaatatctgatgagtgtgtggtacctactcggacgaacttgcacaaagctgtaccaccagtaaaactaacACTTATGTTATCAAGGAATCTCTAAAGGAAGGTCTAATACCTTTTTAACATGTAGTGTGTCTAATAgcgttttaatgttaatattttgcaaCTTACATCGTCATCATAGTTCAGGTCCAATCCTTGACTCCTCTGATTGACCATTCCTCTGAGTAGATTTTCTAGACCCTTCTTCTGAGCAAGCAGCTGGGGATTAAAGTAGTTGTGCACGAGACGATGTGACGTCATATTGTTGTTCTCATCCAGCGACTCGATGTCCTGATCGATCAAGCTGTTCACGAAGTGGAACGCGGCAGTCGCGAACGAGTTGGTTATTGTCGGATCGATGTCCGAGTTATAACCGGAATCATAAGTATCGTAAAGTTCATCGAAAACTTTGCCTAgaacaataagaaaataaaatgtttacatggtttattattttattgttattgcaaactaattttttaatataatgtttgccTCTAAAAATCATTTCACTTAGCAATCTTTGCGCACGAATCGTTTTTAAAggaaagaatttttaaacaaattaattaattgtgttCGAGGCCAATACTAGCTTTTAAAGcagttacaaaaacaaaataacctaGAATCCATATTTGTTATAATCAATATGtatcctttaaaaaataaagtgatgtaacagcctgtgaatgtcccaatgctgggttCTTGTCTTTTCCCTTTGAAGAGGTtttgtttggagcttattccaccacgctgctccaatgcgtgtaaTAGTGGacacacatgtgtcagaattttagtgaaattagacacatgcaggttcacgatgttttccttcactaccGAGCACGaatagaattataaacacaaattaagcacatgaaaattcagttcttgtctgggtttgaacctgctatcatcggttaagattcaattgttctaaccactgagttATCTCGACTCTTACGTATCTCTacaatcaatgtcgcatatcactttcaaaCATCTTGTTCTACGATGATTTTCGAATTTGTACGCAGAGAATAGctctattgtatataatatgaaaattaattctTAAGAACGACAACATACAgttgattgttttaattataattgtgtcaTAAATTAATCTTGTCAATACATTTTgacgtatattatttttaataattttatcgtacGTACAAATACGTACGTTAATAAACAAGATGCTCATATTACACGACAATAACGATCTATGTGTGAGTTTTGTTAGTGTGCAATATTGAGTATTTGTACtgcattatatttgtaatttaagacTGTTTTTAGCTTATGTGCACTAATACTAACAGAACAAAGTCTATACACGTTAAGTATATACAGATGCATAATATTTTGTAAGGTAAGTACTTAAGAATCCAATCACGCGGTATTTAAACGTGATCACGAGCTGAGCGAGTGAACGGCATTAGTAACTAGTAAATGGATAGAGTATATACATCGTCATCTTAATTTACACGGATTATCCTTgaattttccttattattttcaCATGCGTAATTTCCATACGGTATTGTCGGGATTAATTTTCATTCATATCAATTTCGAATCATTTAGGTTGAAAATAaactttcattattatatatatctgtaaTTTTGTATGTCACTGAATTCCTTCGAATTGACTGgaacgattttaataaaactttgtatttGTTTGAGTGagtttataaacaaatacaaacaaatacaaagttttattaaaatcgttcCAGACAATTCGAAGAAATTCAgtgatatacaaaattacagaaaaattatatacaaatatataacaacatgATAACAAAACGATGGATGTTATTGAAAGCtatctttaatattaatcaaCTTACCTGTCAAAGCAGGTAACCAATGCTTGTATGTGATATGCTGCAGTTCAGCCACGACAATCCTTCTCGCCTCGTGGTACAACTTGTCAGAATTCCATCCAGGATTTAGATTAGCCAATGTTCTAGCGATACGGTTATGCTCTCTAACCCATAATGAATGAAGACTGGTTAAACCCGGGTGCATGTTTGCACGAACATctcctattataaaataaaatcaattaaaaacattattctttATAAGGATACGTTCACGTATACCTTTATGACATAGGTTGTGTATAAATGTAAAGGTATATGATCTTTCAACGTGAAATATgactaaataaacaaaagtacaAATAACTTTAGCCAATAAGTCAAATGTATACGGTAGGTCAATGCTGACCCATGAGAATTTGTCGTAAACACTCCTAAACGCAAGCTTGTTATTCGTTATTGTAGGGGAaacttaagtaataataataacaatatgtttttatttgtgaacaaccaatttaaaaaaaaaacgttctagCAATATGGTTAGAGAATGGAACAGACGCTTAGTTTAtaggaatttaataataaataatattaaaaaatatatatgaatattaagaaagcgtcaataataataaaacgcgTGTTCCTATTAAGTCTttgaatgtattttgtattgaagATAAAGAtcatcgaaattaaaaaagatagagcaaaataatgtaacaaattaaaatattttctcaccTGTATTGAAGCAAGCATCAGAATCGGTTTTGACGAGACATTTCTCTGTTGGCTTTGCCGATAAAGGCAGTAACTCCTCATTGTCAACAGTGCTCGTCTTCAACAGACCACCTGTCTTCTCACGCAGAACTGCGGCATCACGGCTATTCGAGCCGTAGATATGTGAGCCATCCATAAAATGAGTTGCTTGGTTCATCTACGGACAAAttagaaaatacaaataagataaaatctctataatcttaaatacaaaacatttataatagacTATGGACTCCTATCATAGATAAACTCTATCGTTactaatccttacattataatataaataatacaaataattataaatgcgaaagtgaatttgtttgaaACTACTCAACGGGTCATGATATTTTGcctacacgttgtcagggataaAGAAAAGcacatagggtacctaacaccgCCCCCCCACCCCACGCGGGCGGAAactgttattttataacactGTAAAAGGAGCTCCAtggctaaaaaatatataaaacttagtgcgaattacataaaataaacaatatttgtatttgctAATATTGTATCACGTCAACGCGACAAAAAGACCAACGTAGCCTTATATCATTACTATATAGCGGAGGCAATAACCTTAAAGAAATAAGACACCTTGCTCTTATtaaatacgatatatttaaaacaacagcAAGTAGTTGTTGTTTTATATAGTATGTtgttagttaataaaaaagtcaatattttcatgaaatatctactaatattataaatgcgaaagtaacactGTCTTTTACGCTTACACGTCTgaatcactgaaccgattttgatgcaatttGGTACGAAGCAATCGTGAACTTGAATaccgagatagcccagtagtaagaacgcgtgaatcttaaccaatgaacgtgggttcgacccgggcaagcaccactgaattttcatgtctaaggacatttgtgattataattcatctcgtgctatacggtgaacgaaaacattgtaaggaattctgcatgtgtctgatttcactgaaattgtgccacatgtgtattccaccaactcgcattggaggagcgtcgtggaataagatccataccttctcctcaaaaagggagaggaggccttagcctagcagtgggacattcacaggctgttactaatctTGAAGCCCATGGAAGGGCATAAGCTGCTGTAACATCTGCCCTACGATGAAAActagttttctataaaattgttAGTGATGTCTGTTTAATATTCAACAGCTTTTCCTTTAACGCATCTGTATTTTTGAAGTACCTTAATACGCAATAGCCAGACGTTTAAATGACATATATTGGATTAGATCGTTAAACTATGTTTTACGTAATATGTTAGTAAATATGAAGCCATTTTTAAGCATAAAACTAAGGAAAATAAATGCAgatgctttaatttattatatattatgctttaaataataagtaatcattttatgtacttaaaacctttttatcaataaaatcaattattttactacAAAATACGAAATTTCTTGCGAATTAGTTTCGGTTATGtaaaatgttgttatattaatcatttaaaagataaataataaaagcacaATGAGGATATTGCTTtaatctatctataatattgtcaatattttacatttattttacttttacagaCAATAGAGATATaatcttatctttaattattattacatattaagatCACACGTGTAGTGGTTCTACAAAAACATActcaaattacaatttatttattgttttaatagtatgtatacatattatagtacacgtagcatacatacatacaaatcgCAATATCGAATTACTCGTCAATCTTCAAATTTCATAAAGAGAAAAGATtcgtatgtttgtttttttgtcgAATCACTTAAAACTACTTATACGATACTTATCAATCGTTTGTTGTATAATCGTTTGTTGTATacaataagaaatttaatttttataatttgagaAATAACAAGTATACGTTttctataaatgaaaattttaaaataaaaattatcaatagatTATTATCTCTAAATATTAACGTTCTAGAAAGTTCATGAATtcgattgttttaattaattatttactttattgtttaaCATGTTacgtaaatatagtaaaaaaataaagtttaaacatAATGCCCCGAATGTAAACGAAAGGTAGGTGCTACGCACTAAATATACGCACGCATTCTGGGTTACGTAGTTATACAGTTagttacattta encodes the following:
- the LOC126772793 gene encoding peroxidase-like — translated: MLFKRIIEGKSMLNVDVKDRSPEKCSRRKSECDGCGEHSTILEEMMKMVLLGVVLWAGVSFGSHVAPYPLNLIMTTDIIHPPPMYDFPFPSAQMLKKLPHVTTEHTNKSINISKLSVSMLERLEQNLNWAEVKPQSGSAAQGLSIHGYPSNDAMKYEKSSMIISKASQNLVWTKCARYGLALDECASFISTLNLRDSEYGPECAQLERFTCPKNKMSSKYRMFDGSCNNPVRSSWGQALTGYKRLLHPRYADGIEEPRRAVSHKELPSARLVSVVLGDNMDVPDSKKTIILPLWSQFIFHDLVHTPVRKTIHTNQPIRCCDNSGNNLAPRYLHPSCMPISVSSEDPVYGKKYVTCLDYVRSVTTFRGDCTFGAAEQMNQATHFMDGSHIYGSNSRDAAVLREKTGGLLKTSTVDNEELLPLSAKPTEKCLVKTDSDACFNTGDVRANMHPGLTSLHSLWVREHNRIARTLANLNPGWNSDKLYHEARRIVVAELQHITYKHWLPALTGKVFDELYDTYDSGYNSDIDPTITNSFATAAFHFVNSLIDQDIESLDENNNMTSHRLVHNYFNPQLLAQKKGLENLLRGMVNQRSQGLDLNYDDDLRHSWLGGLDVMAVDIQRGRDHGLPAYTHYRALCGLPLPTSFDDFKDVMPAQTVDSIARLYENPNDVDLVVGIMAEIPLEGSILGPTATCLIREQLRRTRGGDRYFYSHAGEAGSFSKRQLAELRRASLAAVLCDNTALGALPRDAFRPPSDDNPIVSCDGIRKMNLEAWQDPSQQPDILTRTNKWIKNKVGSNSTK